One Pyrus communis chromosome 4, drPyrComm1.1, whole genome shotgun sequence genomic region harbors:
- the LOC137731521 gene encoding thioredoxin-like protein YLS8 isoform X1 → MSYLLPHLHSGWAVDQAILAEEERLVLIRFGHDWDETCMQMDEVLASVAETIKNFAVIYLVDITEVPDFNTMYELYDPSTVMFFFRNKHIMIDLGTGNNNKINWALKDKQEFIDIVETVYRGARKGRGLVIAPKDYSTKYRY, encoded by the exons ATGTCGTATCTGCTGCCGCACCTCCACTCAGGATGGGCCGTCGATCAGGCCATCCTCGCCGAGGAGGAGCGTCTTGTCCTCATCCGATTCGGCCACGATTGGGATGAGACCTGTATGCAG ATGGATGAGGTGCTGGCTTCTGTTGCTGAGACAATAAAAAACTTTGCTGTGATTTACCTCGTGGACATCACGGAGGTTCCTGATTTCAACACAATGTATGAACTCTACGATCCATCTACGGTCATGTTCTTTTTCAGAAACAAGCACATTATGATTGATCTTGGCACGGGGAACAACAACAAGATCAACTGGGCTCTCAAGGACAAGCAAGAGTTCATTGACATTGTTGAGACAGTGTACCGCGGGGCAAGGAAGGGACGCGGTCTGGTCATTGCTCCCAAGGATTACTCCACCAAGTACCGCTACTAA
- the LOC137731521 gene encoding thioredoxin-like protein YLS8 isoform X2, producing the protein MSYLLPHLHSGWAVDQAILAEEERVVIIRFGHDWDDTCMQMDEVLASVAETIKNFAVIYLVDITEVPDFNTMYELYDPSTVMFFFRNKHIMIDLGTGNNNKINWALKDKQEFIDIVETVYRGARKGRGLVIAPKDYSTKYRY; encoded by the exons ATGTCCTACTTGCTACCGCACCTGCACTCGGGGTGGGCCGTCGACCAGGCCATTCTTGCCGAGGAAGAGCGCGTCGTCATCATCCGATTCGGCCATGACTGGGATGACACTTGCATGCAG ATGGATGAGGTGCTGGCTTCTGTTGCTGAGACAATAAAAAACTTTGCTGTGATTTACCTCGTGGACATCACGGAGGTTCCTGATTTCAACACAATGTATGAACTCTACGATCCATCTACGGTCATGTTCTTTTTCAGAAACAAGCACATTATGATTGATCTTGGCACGGGGAACAACAACAAGATCAACTGGGCTCTCAAGGACAAGCAAGAGTTCATTGACATTGTTGAGACAGTGTACCGCGGGGCAAGGAAGGGACGCGGTCTGGTCATTGCTCCCAAGGATTACTCCACCAAGTACCGCTACTAA
- the LOC137732974 gene encoding nicotinamidase 2-like: MASASSFSSSYTKYEIRKRNPNPKAAALLVIDVQNYFSAMARPILQNLLTTIRLCRRASIPVIFTRHAHKSPSDYGMLDEWWNGDLVYDGTPESQLMPELDRRGPDEDRVFDKNTYSAFRNTGLEEYLKEKGVEEVIVTGVMTNLCCETTAREAFIRGYRVFFSTDATATSDRELHEATLKNMACGFAYLVDCKRLEDGLFPGT, encoded by the coding sequence ATGGCCTCcgcctcctccttctcctcctcatACACAAAATACGAGATCAGGAAACGAAACCCAAACCCAAAAGCGGCGGCCCTTCTGGTCATCGACGTGCAGAACTACTTCTCCGCCATGGCCCGACCCATCCTTCAAAACCTCCTCACCACCATCCGCCTCTGCCGACGGGCTTCCATCCCCGTCATCTTCACGCGCCACGCCCACAAGTCCCCCTCCGACTACGGCATGCTGGACGAGTGGTGGAACGGCGATCTCGTCTACGACGGCACTCCCGAATCGCAGCTCATGCCGGAGCTCGACCGGAGGGGACCCGACGAGGACCGCGTGTTCGACAAGAACACGTACAGCGCGTTCAGGAACACGGGCCTCGAGGAATACCTGAAGGAGAAGGGGGTGGAGGAGGTGATCGTGACCGGCGTCATGACCAACCTGTGCTGCGAAACCACGGCTCGTGAAGCGTTCATAAGGGGGTATAGAGTGTTTTTCTCCACGGACGCGACTGCGACGTCGGATCGGGAGCTGCATGAGGCGACCTTGAAAAACATGGCTTGTGGGTTTGCCTACTTGGTGGATTGCAAGAGGCTTGAGGACGGCCTTTTTCCGGGGACATAA